The following nucleotide sequence is from Anomalospiza imberbis isolate Cuckoo-Finch-1a 21T00152 unplaced genomic scaffold, ASM3175350v1 scaffold_1054, whole genome shotgun sequence.
ACACTGGTGTGGCtctgtactgggagcactgggagctgttactggtggtactgggagcactgggggtgATGGGGACACTGGTGTGGCtctgtactgggagcactgggagctgttactggtggtactgggagcactgggggtgATGGGGACACTGGTGTGGCtctgtactgggagcactgggagctgttactggtggtactgggagcactgggggtgATGGGGACACTGGTGTGGCtctgtactgggagcactgggagctgttactggtggcactgggagcactgggagctgttactggtggtactgggagcactgggggcgATGGGGACACTGATGTGGCtctgtactgggagcactgggagcactgggagctgttactggtgttactgggagcactgggggtgATGGGGACACCGGAGTGGCtctgtactgggagcactgggagcactgggagctgttactggtggcactgggggtgaTGGGGACACTGGTGTGGCtctgtactgggagcactgggagcactgggggggctgagggggctggtactggtggcactgggagcactgggagctgtcactggtgttactgggagcactgggggtgATGGGGACACCGGTGTGGCtctgtactgggagcactgggagcactgggagctgtcactggtgttactgggagcactgggagctgtcactggtgttactgggagcactgggagctgttcctggtgttactgggagcactgggagctgttactgggagcactgggagcgctgggggagctgctgccggtgttactggtgttactgggagcactgggagctgtcactggtgttactgggagcactgggagcgatgggggagctgctgccggtgttactggtgttactgggagcactgggagctgttcctggtgttactgggagcactgggagctgttactgggagcactgggggcgatgggggagctgctgctggtgttactggtgttactgggagcactgggagctgttcctggtgttactgggagcactgggagctgtcactggtgttactgggagcactgggagctgttactggtgttactgggagcactgggagctgttactggtgttactgggagcactgggagcgatgggggagctgctgccggtgttactggtgttactgggagcactgggagctgtcactggtgttactgggagcactgggagcgctgggggagctgctgccggtgttactggtgttactgggagcactggtggcagcactggggacaccggctTGGCTCCCGTTACTGGTTttactggtcagtactggtgGTACTGGTCTgttactggcccatactggtgTAACTGGTgtatactggtccatactgacccacactggtccatactggtctatactggatTTACTGGTCTATTACTGTtcttactggtccatactggtctaaACTGGCCTAaactggttcgtactggtccaaaCTCATCcaaactggtccatactgggtccaaactggtccatactgaccCATACCAGTCtaaactggtccatactggtccgtactggtttataccgctccttactggtccatagtggtttatactggtccacaGTGACCTGTACTGGTCCAAACTGCTCcctaccagtccatactggtttacactggtctgtactggtttatactgctCCATACCAGTCCATAGGGGTTTATACTGGTCTATAGTGgcccatactggtttatactggtccatactggcctatagtggcccatactggtccaaactggtttatactggtccatactggcctaTAGTGACCcatactggtccaaactggtttatactggtccgcACCAGTCCAAACTGGTTTACACTGGCCTATAGTGACCcatactggtccaaactggtttatactggtccacacCAGTCCAAACTGGTTTACACTGGTCTATAGTGACCcatactggtccaaactggtttatactggtccacacCAGTCCAAACTGGTTTACACTGGTCTATAGTGACCcatactggtccaaactggtctATAGTGACCcatactggtccaaactggtctATAGTGACCcatactggtccaaactggtttatactggtccgcACCAGTCCAAACCGGTTTACACTGGCCcgcctctctcccctccccctccccaggccgccgccgcccctccccccgcccccctccccctccccccctccccgtcGACCTTCTgcccctccccccgcccccgcccacccccgaccctccccctcccccccgcccctcccccccaaacccccaccaTCGACCCCTCCCCCCTcaaagccccgccccctccgccgGCGACGTCGCCCCCCGAgaccgcgcccgccgccgcgaCGCCGGCGGTGACGTCGCCGCCGCGCAGGGGCAAGGGCGCCCCCTACGTGTGCGGGCTGTGCGCCAAGGAGTTCAAGAACGGCTACAACCTGCGGCGCCACCAGGCCACGCACGGCGCGCCCGGCGCCCCGAAACGCggcccccgcccctcccccaccctgcTGCCCCTCCCCCAAGACCTCCTCGATGCCACGCCCGCCCCGCAAGGCGAGGAGGGCGACGgcgccggggcggcggcggcggcgccgaagcgcgcggcggcggcggcggcggcgcggaaGAGCCACGCGTGCGACACGTGCGGGAAGGCGTTCCGCGACGTCTACCACCTGAAGCGGCACCGGCTGTCGCACACGGACGAGCGGCCCTTCCAGTGCCCCGTGTGCCAGCAGCGCTTCAAGCGCAAGGACAGGATGGCGTCGCACGTGCGCTCGCACCAGGGACACGTGCACAAGCCCTACGCCTGCGGGCACTGCGGCAAGAGCTTCTCCAGGTGGGCGGCGCGGGGGGCACGGCCATGGGGTGTTGGGCGCGGTGGGGTATGGGGTCAGCGTTGGGTCACGGCGGCCGTTGGGTCATGGTGGTCATTGGGTCATGGTGGTCATTGGGTCACGGTGCGGTTTGGGGTCATCGTTGGGTCATGGTGGTCATTAGGTCATGGTGGTCATTGGGTCATGGCGGTCATTGGGTCATGGTAGGGTTTGGGGTCATCGTTGGGTCATGGTGGTCATTGGGTCATGGTGGTCATTGGGTCACGGTGCGGTTTGGGGTCATCGTTGGGTCATGGTGGTCATTAGGTCATGGTGGTCATTGGGTCATGGCGGCCATTGGGTCACGGTGCGGTTTGGTGTCATCGTTGGGTCACGGTGGTCATTGGGTCATGGTGGTCATTGGCTCATGGTGGTCATTGGGTCATGGTAGGGTTTGGCTCATGGTGGCCTTTGGGTCATGGTGGTCATTGGGTCATGGGGGCCTTTGGGTCATGGTGGTCATTGGGTcatggtggggtttggggtcatcGTTGGGTCATGGCGGTCATTGGGTCATGGTAGGGTTTGGCTCATGGTGGCCTTTGGGTCATGGTGGTCATTGGGTCATGGCGGCCATTGGGTCATGGTGGTCATTGGGTcatggtggggtttggggtcatcGTTGGGTCATGGCGGTCATTGGGTCATGGCGGTCATTGGGTCATGGCGGCCATTGGGTcatggtggggtttggggtcatcGTTGGGTCATGGTGGTCATTGGGTCATGGTGGTCATTGGGTCATGGCGGTCATTGGGTCATGGTGGTCATTGGGTCATGGTGGTCATTGGGTCATGGTGGTCATTGGGTCACGGTGGCCATTGGGTCATGGCGGTTTTGGGGTCATCGTTGGGTCATGGCGGTCATTGGGTCATGGTGGTCATTGGGTCATGGTGGTCATTGGGTCATGGCGGTCATTGGGTCATGGTGGTCATTGGGTCATGGCGGTTTTGGGGTCATCGTTGGGTCATGGCGGTCATTGGGTCATGGTGGTCATTGGGTCATGGTGGTCATTGGGTTATGGCGGTCATTGGGTcatggtggggtttggggtcatcGTTGGGTCATGGTGGTCATTGGGTCATGGTGGTCATTGGGTCATGGTGGTCATTGGGTTATGGCGGTCATTGGGTcatggtggggtttggggtcatcGTTGGGTCATGGTGGTCATTGGGTCATGGCGGTCATTGGGTCATGGCGGTCATTGGGTCACGGTGGTCATTGGGTCATGGTGGGTCTTCATCATGTTGGTCATTGGGTCATGGTGGTCATTGGGTCATGGTGGTCATTGGGTCATGGTGGTCATTGGGTcatggtggggtttggggtcatcATTGGGTCATGGTGGTCATTGGGTCATGGTGGCCATTGGGTCATGGTGGTCATTGGGTCATGGTGGGGTTTGAGGTCATCGTTGGGTCACGATGGTCATTGGGTCACGGTGCGGTTTGGGGTCATCATTGGGTCATGGTGGTCATTGGGTCATGGTGGGTTTCATCATGGTGGCCATTGGGTCATGGTGGCCATTGGCTCATGGTGGTCATTGGCTCATGGTGGTCATTGGCTCATGGTGGTCATTGGGTCATGGTGGTCATTGGGTCATGGCGGTCATTGGGTcatggtggggtttggggtcatcGTTGGGTCATGGTGGTCATTGGGTCACGGCGGTCGTTGGGTCACGGCGGTCATTGGGTCATGGTGGTCATTGGGTCATGGTGGCCATTTTGTCATGGTGGCCATTGGGTcatggtggggtttggggtcatcGTTGGGTCATGGTGGTCATTGGGTCATGGTGGCCATTGGGTcatggtggggtttggggtcatcGTTGGGTCATGGTGGCCACTGGGGTCATTGTTGGGTCACGGTGGGTCTGGTGGGACTTGGGGACATCATCCTGGTCACGGGTGACACTGGCCAGGCACGGGTGGTCACTGGTCACACCAGTGGTCACCAGGGACACTGGCCAGTCACTGGTCACACCAGTGGTCACTGGGGACCCTGGCCAGTCACTGGTCACACCAGTggtcactggggacactggccAGTCACTGGTCACACCAGTGGTCACTGGTCACACCAGTGGTCACTGGGGACCCTGGCCAGTCACTGGTCACACCAGTGGTCACTGGCCAGTCACTGGTCACTGCTGGTCACTCCCCCAGGCCGGACCACCTGAACAGCCACGTCCGGCAGGTGCACTCCACCGAGCGGCCCTTCAAGTGCCAGGTGAGGCCACGCCCACTGACCACACCCACCCTGACCACTGACCCCGCCCACACTGACCCCTTGACCCCTGGATGAACCCTTGACCCTTGAGTGACCTCAGAGTGACCCCttgaccccagagtgacccctgagtgaccccttgacccctgagtgaccccagagAAACCCCTTGACCCCCCAAATGACCCCTGaatgacccctgagtgaccccttgACCACCTGAGTGACCCCTTGACCACCTGAGTGACCACCTGACAACTTGACCACCCCAATGACCTCCGAGTGACCCCCGAATGACCCCTGGATGACCCCAAACCACCCCGCGTGACGTTTTGACCCCCGAATGACCCCTGGATGACCCCAAACCACCCCGCGTGACGTTTTGACCCCCGAATGACCCCTGGATGACCCCAAACCACCCGAGTGACCCCTTGACCACCCCAATGACCTCTGAGTGACCCCTTGaccccctgagtgaccccttgATTCCCTGACTGACCCcttgacccctgagtgaccccaaaccaCCCAGCGTGACATTTTGACCCTTGAGTGACCCCTTGACCACCCCAATGACCTCTAAGTGACCCCTTGACCACCTGAGTGACCCCTTGACCACCTGAATGACCCCAAACCACCCCGAGTGACATTTTGACCACCCCAATGACCTCTGAGTGACCCCTTGACTCCCTGACTGACCCCTTGACCCCTGAATGACCCCAAACCACCCAGCGTGATGTTTTGACCCTTGAGTGACCCCTTGACCACCCCAATGACCCCAAACCACCTGAGTGACCCCTTAACTCCCTGACTGACCCcttgacccctgagtgaccccaaaccaCCCCTGGATGACCCCTTGACCACCCCaatgacccctgagtgaccccttgACCATCTGAGTGACCCcttgacccctgagtgaccccttgACCACGAGTGACCACCTGACAACTTGACCACCCCAATGACCTCTAAGTGACCCCTTGACCACCTGAGTGACCCCTTGACCACCTGAGTGACCCCTTGACCAACTGAGTGACCCCTTGACcacctgagtgaccccaaaccaCCCCTGGATGACCCCTTGACCACCCCaatgacccctgagtgacccttgACCACCCGAGTGACCCCTTGACCACCCCaatgacccctgagtgaccccttgACCAcacctgagtgaccccaaaccaTCCCCCATGACGTtttgacccctgagtgaccccttgACCCCCCGGACGACCCCGGGGTGACCCGCGAGTGACCGGCCGGCCCCGCAGACGTGCGAGGCGGCGTTTGCCACGCGTGACCGGCTGCGGGCCCACGCCGTGCGGCACGAGGACAAGgtgccctgcccctcccccacctggcCGTGCTgactgacccctgagtgaccccccGAGTGACCCCTcgacccctgagtgacccctgagtgaccccttgGCCCCCCGAATGACCCCTGGACCCTCAATCCCTCGaatgaccactgagtgaccccgGACGACCCTTGAGTGACGCTTTGacccccaaatgaccccaaaccaccccaatgacccctgagtgaccccttgaccacctgagtgaccccttgacccctgagtgaccccttgaccacctgagtgaccccttgacccctgagtgaccccttgACCACCTGAGTGACCACCTGACAACTTGACCACCCCAATGACCTCCGAGTGACCCCTTGACCACCCCAATGACCTCTAAGTGACCCCTTGACCCCCTGAACGACCCCGGGGTGACCCCTTGACCGCCGGGGTGACCCGCGAGTGACCGGCCGGCCCCGCAGACGTGCGAGGCGGCGTTTGCCACGCGTGACCGGCTGCGGGCCCACGCCGTGCGGCACGAGGACAAGGTGCCGTGCCACGTCTGCGGGAAGCTGCTGAGCGCCGCCTACGTCAGCGACCACCTGCGCGTGcacggccccgccccccgcggcCACGCCCCCGCCAGAGGTGGGGCAGGGGCCAGCGGCCGCGGGGATTGGCCAGCGGCTAGTGGGGGTGGTCGGTGGGCATGGGCAGTGGTCAGTGGGTGTGTTCAGTGggtgtggtcagtggtcagtgggtgtGGTCACTGGGTGTGGTCAGTGGGTGTGGTCAGTGGGTGTGGTCAGTGGGTGTGATCAGTGGGTGTGGTCGGTGTGGTCAATGggtgtggtcagtggtcagAGGGCGTGGTCAGTGGGGTGGTCAATGggtgtggtcagtggtcagtgggtgtGGTCAGGGGGTGTGTTCATTGGGTGTGGTCAGGGGGTGTGGTTATTGGTTAGTGGGTGTGGCCATTGGGtgtggtaattgggagtgggTGTGGTCAGTGGGTGTGGTCAATTGTCAGTGGGTGTGGTCAATTGTCAGTGGGTGTGGTCAGTGTGATCAATGGGTGTGGTCAGTGGGTGTGGTCAGtgggtgtggtcagtgtggtcagtgggtgtggtcagtgggtgtggtcagtgggtgtggtcaatgggtgtggtcagtgggtgtagtcagtggtcagtgggtgtggtcagtgtggtcagtggGTGTGGTCAATGGGTGTGGTCAATTGTCAGTTGGTGTGGTCAGTGGGTGTGGTCAGTGGGTGTGGTCAGTGGGGGTGGTCAGAGGGCGTGGTCAGTGGGGGTGGTCAATGGGTGTGGTAAATAGAGggtgtggtcagtggtcagtggtcagtgggtgtGGTCAGTGGGTGTGGTCAGTGGGCGTGGTCAGTGCTCAGTGGGTGTGGTCAGTGGGTGTGGTCAGTGCTCAGTGGGTGTGGTCAGTGGGTGTGGTCAGTGCTCAGTGGGTGTGGTCAGTGGGTGTGGTCAATGGTCAGTGAGTGTGGTCTGGGTGTGTTCAGTGGGTGTGGTCAATGGGTGTGGTTATTGGCTAGTGGGTGTGGTCTGGGTGTGGTCAGTGGGTGTGGTCAGTGGGTGTGGTCAAAGGGTGTGGTTAATGGTCAATGGGTGTGGTCAGTGGGTGTGGTCTGGGTGTGTTCAGTGGGTGTGGTCATTGGGtgtggtaattgggagtggCAATTGGTCAGTGGGTGTGGTCAGTGCTCAGTGGGTGTGGTCATTGGGTGTGGCCAGTGGGTGTGGTCATTGGTTACTGGGTGTGGTCAGTGCTTAGTGGGTGTGGCCAACACCCCCTACATTGACCACCGGTGTGTccgtggccccgccccctgcggCCACGCCCCAGCCCCGGCCGGGGAGGGGTCAGCGGTCAGTGGGGGAGGGGTCAGCGGTCAGTGGGGGAGGGGTCAGCGGTCAGTGGGGGAGGGGTCagcgggggagggggaaggggggagggTTTGTGGCCCGTAGGGGGCGGGAGAGAGCACGGAGGGGGGGGGCGTGGCAAAAGAGGGTGTGGTCAGTGGGTGTGGTCAGTGGGGGAGGGGCCAGACGGTTTGggggaggggattttggggtcatgGTGGGGGAGCGGCCGTGAGAAttgagggggagggggaggtcACGAACGGTGGGGGAGGGGCTCTgtgggcggggccggggctttcccccctcccctccagaTGGGGGAGGGGCCACTCCCTGACccctcccccccttttttttttgtctctcccctcccccctcctcccccgcAGGTTCCGGCTGCCCcgcccccacccccagcccccgcccccgcccctcccccacccctggACGGGACCCCCgggggcagccagggctggtgagGGGGGAGGGGCCACCCCTCCCaaagcccctcccccaccccaaaaccccgcccACTCCCCCCCTTGCAAGCCCCGCCCCCAAacggggggaggggggaggggaaccAATAAAAAACCTGAGTTCCGACAAATGGCTCcgcccccttttttttttttttttcccacgaTGGAGGCGCGGGAttggctggggagggagggggcggggccgaggGGGGGGGGGCGGTGACGTCACGGCCACGCCCAGCCGGGAAATTCCCGGGGATTTCGGCGGGAAAATCGGCGATTTCGGGCAGAGGCGTTCCCGACTTCCGGCCCCAAATTCCGGATTTTTCCGCCCAAAATGGAAGCGTTGGACCCCAAAACTTTCACTTTTTGACCCGAAACCGAACGCCGGGATCCGGGATTTTCCCCGCCTCGGATTTCGCggtttccccccaaaaaaacggCGAAAATTccgccccaaaatcccgaatTCTGGGGAGAGCCCAAGACGAAACGTTCGGGCCCAAAACTGGGAATTTCTCACCCAAACTCGGATTTTCCCGCCGGAATTTTCCCGTCCCGCAGCCGAAATGGAAATTTTGGGCCGAAAAGCGACGGTTTTTCCCCCAAAACGTGGGGATTTCGGCAGCACCTGGAGAAGTTCGGCGCCAAAACGGAGAATTTTGGCCCCAAATCGGGAATTTCTGACCCCcaacttgaatttttttttttttgtttcccagagttgaatttttttaatgaaaatttaattttttttttaccaaaaacTGGGAATTCCCGACCCCAAATTGCGACTTTTTGGGccaaaaatcacattttttttctctaaatcccaattttttt
It contains:
- the LOC137465739 gene encoding myc-associated zinc finger protein-like, encoding MDPANWSSFIFQAAAAPPPAPLPLPPSPSTFCPSPRPRPPPTLPLPPAPPPQTPTIDPSPLKAPPPPPATSPPETAPAAATPAVTSPPRRGKGAPYVCGLCAKEFKNGYNLRRHQATHGAPGAPKRGPRPSPTLLPLPQDLLDATPAPQGEEGDGAGAAAAAPKRAAAAAAARKSHACDTCGKAFRDVYHLKRHRLSHTDERPFQCPVCQQRFKRKDRMASHVRSHQGHVHKPYACGHCGKSFSRPDHLNSHVRQVHSTERPFKCQTCEAAFATRDRLRAHAVRHEDKVPCHVCGKLLSAAYVSDHLRVHGPAPRGHAPARGSGCPAPTPSPRPRPSPTPGRDPRGQPGLVRGEGPPLPKPLPHPKTPPTPPLARDWLGREGAGPRGGGR